The following is a genomic window from Candidatus Stygibacter australis.
AAAAATCCTAACTCTTCTCCGATCACCGAAAAAATGAAATCTGTATGATGCTCAGGAAGGAATTGCAGGTTCTTTTGAGAACCCATTAAAAAGCCCTTTCCCAACCAGCCTCCAGAACCAATGGCGATCTTTGCCTGAATAATCTGATAACCTGCTCCAAAGGGATCATGCAAAGGATTAATAAAGGTGATTATCCTGTTCTGCTGATATGTTTTTAAGCTGCTCCAGACAAATGGCACTAGAAAATACAAGGAAGAATTTATTAGTATCCCAAGCCCAGCCAGTAGAATTCCAAGTCTTTTACGAACCAGATATAAAGTTAAAACCAATATCCAGAAAATAAAAATATATTGATTAAATGATGCTGTAATACTGATCAAAGGACTAATTATCAACACAATCACCCAGAAAGGCAGATCACTGAATGATAAAACGGCAAGAACACAAATCATCAAGGTCATTGCCGTTCCCAGATCAGGTTCTATCAATATCAGAATCAAGGGAAGAATAGTCACACTCACAGCTCTTTTCAGTATCTGTAAGGTAGTTAAATGGGAAGCGTTCAATTGCCTGGTAAGCATTAGAAGAGTTAGGATTTTAGCCAGTTCAGAGGGTTGAAATCCCGCAAAACCAAGGGTTATCCAGCGATGTGATCCTTTGATAGCTGGAAGAAACAAAACCAGAATCAATAAGAGCATATTTATCAAATATGCAGGAAAGATCAGCGCTTCTATAAACGCAGTGGGTATTTGCAAAAAAACCACCAGTGCCAGAAGTGAACATAATACCCAGATCATCTGCTTGATATAATAGTTC
Proteins encoded in this region:
- the rodA gene encoding rod shape-determining protein RodA, producing the protein MDRNPSQSRFDGILMSLMILLMIFGVVMIYSASTTKIGDLVERENYYIKQMIWVLCSLLALVVFLQIPTAFIEALIFPAYLINMLLLILVLFLPAIKGSHRWITLGFAGFQPSELAKILTLLMLTRQLNASHLTTLQILKRAVSVTILPLILILIEPDLGTAMTLMICVLAVLSFSDLPFWVIVLIISPLISITASFNQYIFIFWILVLTLYLVRKRLGILLAGLGILINSSLYFLVPFVWSSLKTYQQNRIITFINPLHDPFGAGYQIIQAKIAIGSGGWLGKGFLMGSQKNLQFLPEHHTDFIFSVIGEELGFFGCMFFLIIYFLFLLRLISNITRMKRKFMFYAGVGIAANLMIMMFVNVGMNLGIVPATGIPLPFIAYGGTNLLFNTLAVGLVMKFSARKSLFE